A genome region from Baekduia alba includes the following:
- a CDS encoding CpsB/CapC family capsule biosynthesis tyrosine phosphatase has protein sequence MRVTRADLHLHLLPGVDDGAPDLATAVRHAERMVAAGVTEATVTPHVGSPYFDGVVVGEIADRTGALQAELDRRRIGLRLHAGGEIHPAAAHDLTAAELDLIAHGPRDARWVLAEVPFAGVDQEFVAGLDAIRARGFGIVIAHPERAQGFLDGGLALLRPALRAGAVLQVNACSLLGRQGAEARDAARRLVRSRLAYVIASDGHPGHRDHTLRDGEAPAVAAGASRAQVLQLTQANPRFLLRHGLPHVDAPLPLRAGPGRDALAHVRAAARRLSSASV, from the coding sequence GTGCGTGTGACCCGCGCCGACCTCCACCTCCACCTGCTGCCGGGCGTCGACGACGGCGCGCCCGACCTCGCCACCGCCGTCCGCCACGCCGAGCGGATGGTCGCCGCCGGCGTGACCGAGGCGACCGTCACGCCGCACGTCGGCTCGCCCTACTTCGACGGCGTCGTCGTCGGCGAGATCGCAGACCGCACCGGCGCGCTCCAGGCCGAGCTGGACCGGCGCCGCATCGGGCTGCGCCTGCACGCGGGCGGTGAGATCCACCCCGCCGCCGCCCACGACCTGACCGCGGCGGAGCTCGACCTGATCGCCCACGGCCCGCGCGACGCGCGCTGGGTGCTGGCCGAGGTCCCGTTCGCGGGGGTCGACCAGGAGTTCGTCGCCGGGCTGGACGCCATTCGCGCCCGCGGCTTCGGCATCGTCATCGCGCATCCGGAGCGAGCGCAGGGCTTCCTGGACGGTGGCCTGGCGCTGCTGCGCCCGGCGCTGCGCGCGGGCGCCGTGCTCCAGGTCAACGCCTGCTCGCTGCTCGGCCGCCAGGGCGCCGAGGCCCGCGACGCCGCGCGCCGGCTCGTGCGGTCGCGGCTGGCCTACGTCATCGCCTCCGACGGCCACCCCGGCCACCGCGACCACACGCTGCGCGACGGCGAGGCGCCCGCGGTGGCGGCCGGCGCGTCGCGCGCCCAAGTCCTCCAGCTCACCCAGGCCAACCCGCGCTTCCTGCTGCGCCACGGCCTCCCCCACGTCGACGCGCCGCTGCCCCTGCGCGCGGGTCCGGGCCGCGACGCGCTCGCGCACGTCCGTGCCGCGGCGCGCCGGCTGAGCAGCGCGTCGGTCTAG
- a CDS encoding crotonase/enoyl-CoA hydratase family protein: METMTYAVDGRVARITLNRPERGNGLTRALIDELAARVEQADLDPAVHVILLSGNGKGFCGGYDLVDSAEGLGGGGELAASGSPLDPAVMAANHDPTGTWDPMVDYAMMSRNVKAFMSLFECTKPVVCKVHGFCVAGGTDLALCSDLLVIADDAKIGYPPARVWGSPTTSLWAGRLGPQRAKRLLFTGDCLSGAEALEWGLAIEAPSADQLDARAEDLVRRIARTPLNQLQMMKLLVNQQTVAQGLPATQLIGTVFDGIARHTAEGYAFQQQAAHDGFREAVRARDEPYGDAGGAPSGVTRARGTGADRSS, from the coding sequence ATGGAGACGATGACCTACGCGGTGGACGGACGCGTCGCTCGGATCACGCTGAACCGGCCGGAGCGCGGCAACGGCCTGACGCGCGCGCTGATCGACGAGCTGGCGGCGCGCGTCGAGCAGGCCGACCTGGACCCGGCCGTGCATGTGATCCTGCTGAGCGGCAACGGCAAGGGCTTCTGCGGCGGCTACGACCTGGTCGACAGCGCGGAGGGACTCGGAGGGGGCGGTGAGCTCGCGGCGTCCGGCTCGCCGCTGGACCCCGCCGTCATGGCCGCCAACCACGACCCGACCGGCACCTGGGACCCGATGGTCGACTACGCGATGATGTCGCGCAACGTCAAGGCCTTCATGTCGCTCTTCGAGTGCACCAAGCCGGTGGTCTGCAAGGTCCACGGGTTCTGCGTCGCCGGCGGCACCGACCTGGCGCTGTGCAGCGACCTGCTCGTCATCGCCGACGACGCCAAGATCGGCTACCCGCCGGCGCGGGTCTGGGGCTCGCCGACGACCTCGCTCTGGGCCGGCCGCCTCGGCCCGCAGCGCGCCAAGCGCCTGCTGTTCACCGGCGACTGCCTCAGCGGCGCCGAGGCGCTGGAGTGGGGGCTGGCGATCGAGGCGCCGTCGGCCGACCAGCTCGACGCGCGCGCCGAGGACCTCGTCCGGCGCATCGCGCGGACGCCGCTCAACCAGCTGCAGATGATGAAGCTGCTGGTCAACCAGCAGACGGTCGCCCAGGGCCTGCCCGCGACGCAGCTGATCGGGACCGTCTTCGACGGCATCGCCCGGCACACCGCCGAGGGCTACGCGTTCCAGCAGCAGGCGGCGCACGACGGCTTCCGCGAGGCGGTCCGGGCCCGCGACGAGCCCTACGGCGACGCCGGCGGCGCGCCGTCGGGGGTCACACGCGCGCGAGGAACAGGCGCGGATCGTTCGTCGTGA
- a CDS encoding glycosyltransferase: MRILLTTRGSAGHVLPLAPFGHAARRAGHDVLVVAQRQHEANVARTGLPHAPVDDPDQAEWRARVGAFMAMGIDDANCAMVGEFFGRVDTTAALPGLRAVVESWRPDLIVRESWEYASTLVADLYDIPVVRVALGLGALDAWSNDLVAPALDVLRDEIGLPADPEAARLHGTPLFTMMPAALDGGDRQAEVRRFRQADPVLTVRDSAPLPQWWPDNADPLVYFSLGSVAGQPHMPYFPALYRMVVDELSSLPIRLLVTTGDLPDPAALGPVPANVHVARWVPQEAVLPHAAAAIVHGGYGSTLGALAHGVPTVVIPLFSIDQWANADAVQRAGAGIALAADRDTRLVVDLPNGDAIAGLAPAVLRLLTDRTPRRRAVEISAAMAALPPVDEAIDAFEDVVGVASRG; this comes from the coding sequence ATGCGGATCCTCCTCACCACGCGCGGCAGTGCCGGGCACGTCCTGCCGCTCGCCCCGTTCGGGCACGCCGCGCGGCGCGCCGGGCACGACGTGCTCGTCGTGGCCCAGCGCCAGCACGAGGCCAACGTGGCCCGCACCGGCCTCCCGCACGCGCCCGTCGACGATCCCGACCAGGCCGAGTGGCGTGCGCGCGTCGGCGCGTTCATGGCCATGGGCATCGACGACGCGAACTGCGCGATGGTCGGCGAGTTCTTCGGGCGCGTCGACACGACCGCGGCGCTGCCGGGCCTGCGCGCCGTGGTCGAGAGCTGGCGGCCGGACCTGATCGTGCGCGAGAGCTGGGAGTACGCCTCCACCCTGGTCGCCGACCTGTATGACATCCCGGTCGTGCGCGTCGCGCTCGGCCTCGGCGCGCTCGACGCGTGGTCCAACGACCTCGTGGCGCCCGCGCTGGACGTCCTGCGCGACGAGATCGGGCTGCCCGCCGACCCGGAGGCCGCGCGGCTGCACGGCACGCCGTTGTTCACCATGATGCCCGCCGCGCTGGACGGCGGCGACCGGCAGGCCGAGGTCCGGCGCTTCCGCCAGGCCGACCCGGTGCTGACCGTCCGCGACAGCGCGCCGCTGCCGCAGTGGTGGCCCGACAACGCGGACCCGCTCGTCTACTTCAGCCTCGGCTCGGTCGCCGGCCAGCCGCACATGCCCTACTTCCCGGCGCTGTACCGGATGGTCGTCGACGAGTTGTCGTCCTTGCCCATCCGCCTGCTCGTGACGACCGGCGACCTGCCCGACCCGGCCGCGCTCGGCCCGGTGCCCGCCAACGTGCACGTCGCCCGCTGGGTGCCACAGGAGGCCGTGCTCCCCCACGCCGCCGCGGCGATCGTCCACGGCGGCTACGGCTCGACGCTCGGCGCGCTGGCGCACGGCGTCCCGACCGTCGTCATCCCGCTGTTCAGCATCGACCAGTGGGCGAACGCCGACGCGGTGCAGCGCGCCGGCGCCGGCATCGCGCTCGCGGCCGACCGCGACACCCGGCTCGTCGTCGACCTCCCCAACGGCGACGCGATCGCCGGCCTCGCCCCCGCCGTCCTGCGCCTGCTGACGGACCGGACCCCGCGCCGCCGGGCCGTCGAGATCTCCGCCGCGATGGCCGCGCTGCCGCCCGTCGACGAGGCGATCGACGCGTTCGAGGACGTCGTCGGCGTGGCCAGCCGCGGCTGA
- a CDS encoding crotonase/enoyl-CoA hydratase family protein, with protein MSYETILYAVDGAVATITLNRPERLNTIVPPMPDEVEAAVGVATRDEDVKVIVLRGAGRAFCAGYDFGGGFEHWGDAMLTDGRWDPGKDFAMATAPELSPTQKFMSIWRTPKPVIAQVHGYCVGGGSDFALCADLVVASDDAVIGTPYSRMWGSYLSGMWIYRLGLARTKYHALTGRPLTGAQAAAVELINEAVPFAELEARVAALAGELASIPSSQLAAMKLVVNHAYENMGLASTQTLGPILDGLMRNTPDALAFIDTAAREGVGAVVAQRDGAFGDYSQAPEVLQPDPNNVIVP; from the coding sequence ATGAGCTACGAGACGATCCTGTACGCCGTCGACGGCGCCGTCGCGACGATCACGCTCAACCGGCCGGAGCGGCTCAACACGATCGTGCCGCCGATGCCCGACGAGGTCGAGGCGGCGGTCGGGGTCGCCACGCGCGACGAGGACGTCAAGGTCATCGTGTTGCGCGGCGCGGGCCGGGCGTTCTGCGCGGGCTACGACTTCGGCGGCGGCTTCGAGCACTGGGGCGACGCGATGCTCACCGACGGCCGCTGGGATCCCGGCAAGGACTTCGCGATGGCCACCGCGCCGGAGCTCTCCCCCACGCAGAAGTTCATGTCGATCTGGCGGACGCCGAAGCCGGTGATCGCGCAGGTCCACGGCTACTGCGTCGGTGGCGGCAGCGACTTCGCGCTGTGCGCCGACCTCGTCGTCGCCTCCGACGACGCGGTGATCGGGACGCCGTACTCGCGCATGTGGGGCTCCTACCTCTCGGGCATGTGGATCTACCGCCTCGGCCTGGCCCGGACCAAGTACCACGCCTTGACCGGGCGGCCGCTCACCGGCGCGCAGGCCGCCGCGGTCGAGCTCATCAACGAGGCCGTGCCGTTCGCCGAGCTGGAGGCGCGCGTCGCCGCGCTGGCCGGCGAGCTGGCGAGCATCCCGTCCTCCCAGCTGGCGGCGATGAAGCTCGTCGTCAACCACGCCTACGAGAACATGGGCCTGGCCTCGACCCAGACGCTCGGCCCGATCCTCGACGGCCTCATGCGCAACACGCCTGACGCGCTGGCGTTCATCGACACGGCCGCCCGCGAGGGCGTCGGCGCGGTCGTCGCCCAGCGCGACGGCGCGTTCGGGGACTACAGCCAGGCGCCGGAAGTTCTCCAGCCCGATCCGAACAACGTGATCGTTCCCTGA
- a CDS encoding glycerophosphodiester phosphodiesterase, protein MSGREADHRGVQRVGHKGAGQLAPGNTVASFDAALATGVDVIEFDVLRVRGRLILAHSSFDARRRPCMTLVEALAVLSDARFAGLLFNVDLKRPGYEVDTMAALRAAGLIDRVLVSSQFARSLDRVRRVEPTARVGISVGGWLSRRRHRWNRRVTQRLFDAIETGRFDCLMAHHRLVDSELVARMAAAGGEVYAWTVDSESIIERLTLTGVAGITTNDPRLFLARV, encoded by the coding sequence GTGAGCGGCCGAGAGGCCGATCACCGGGGTGTGCAGCGCGTCGGCCACAAGGGAGCGGGGCAGCTCGCACCGGGCAACACGGTGGCGAGCTTCGACGCCGCCCTGGCGACCGGCGTGGACGTCATCGAGTTCGACGTCCTGCGCGTGCGCGGCCGCCTCATCCTGGCGCACTCGTCCTTCGACGCCCGCCGCCGGCCCTGCATGACCCTCGTCGAGGCGCTGGCCGTCCTGAGCGACGCGCGCTTCGCCGGGCTCCTCTTCAACGTCGACCTCAAGCGGCCCGGCTACGAGGTCGACACGATGGCCGCCCTGCGCGCCGCGGGCCTGATCGATCGCGTCCTGGTCTCCTCGCAGTTCGCGCGCTCGCTGGACCGCGTGCGCCGCGTCGAGCCGACCGCGCGCGTGGGGATCTCGGTCGGCGGCTGGCTGTCGCGCCGCCGCCACCGCTGGAACCGCCGCGTCACGCAGCGCCTGTTCGACGCGATCGAGACCGGCCGCTTCGACTGCCTGATGGCGCACCACCGCCTCGTCGACTCCGAGCTCGTGGCCCGGATGGCCGCCGCCGGCGGCGAGGTCTACGCCTGGACCGTGGACTCCGAGTCGATCATCGAGCGCCTGACGCTCACCGGCGTCGCCGGGATCACGACGAACGATCCGCGCCTGTTCCTCGCGCGCGTGTGA
- a CDS encoding TIM barrel protein: MMPVAPLTDSGPLLAHHPIGASTGFLVEERGNWPALTAGAAALSPFTAELAALSEDELPGLLAYLQDGPSLPFHYLSVHGPSKHLKMAESKLVDSLNRLPAVVDAIVVHPDVIDDAAELRRLGSRLVLENMDSRKAGGRTADELAPYFAELPDAGLCLDVAHARDVDPSMAGAHELLDRFAVRLRHLHVSSLDADGHHVPLRDSDLEAFGPVLRRCRDVPWILEAPLPAA, from the coding sequence ATGATGCCCGTCGCCCCCTTGACCGACTCCGGACCATTGCTCGCGCATCACCCCATCGGCGCGTCCACCGGCTTCCTGGTCGAGGAGCGCGGCAACTGGCCGGCGCTGACCGCCGGCGCCGCGGCGCTGTCGCCCTTCACGGCCGAGCTGGCCGCGCTGTCCGAAGACGAGCTGCCAGGCCTGCTGGCCTACCTCCAGGACGGCCCGTCGCTGCCGTTCCACTACCTCTCGGTCCACGGCCCGTCGAAGCACCTCAAGATGGCCGAGAGCAAGTTGGTGGACTCGCTCAACCGCCTGCCGGCGGTCGTCGACGCGATCGTCGTGCATCCCGACGTCATCGACGACGCGGCCGAGCTGCGCCGCCTGGGCTCGCGGCTGGTGCTCGAGAACATGGACTCGCGCAAGGCCGGCGGCCGGACCGCGGACGAGCTGGCGCCCTACTTCGCCGAGCTGCCGGACGCGGGCCTGTGCCTCGACGTCGCCCACGCGCGCGACGTCGACCCGTCGATGGCCGGCGCCCACGAGCTGCTCGACCGCTTCGCGGTGCGCCTGCGCCACCTCCACGTCAGCTCGCTCGATGCCGACGGCCACCACGTCCCGCTGCGGGACAGCGACCTGGAGGCCTTCGGGCCCGTCCTGCGACGCTGCCGCGACGTCCCGTGGATCCTCGAAGCCCCGCTGCCGGCGGCCTGA
- a CDS encoding FadR/GntR family transcriptional regulator, whose translation MTPVYEQVADQLRESILSGQLPAGSALPPERELSERYGVGRTTVREALRALQATGLAVATGPTSPLRVVAPEGLTTAPLRDTLVHLLRLGRLPLDDLIGLRVALEGAGAAEAATRTPRPDLTAARDQLAFMRAAGTDLAAFEVADVRFHLELVRASGNEALSIVMLAVRDTVSAALLAHLEALDDPARTLRQLIAEHEAILAAVIAGDGEAARRLSGEHLTRFYTTPGR comes from the coding sequence ATGACCCCCGTTTACGAGCAGGTCGCCGACCAGTTGCGCGAGTCGATCCTCAGCGGCCAGCTGCCGGCCGGCAGCGCCCTGCCGCCCGAGCGCGAGCTGTCGGAGCGCTACGGCGTCGGCCGCACGACGGTCCGCGAGGCGCTGCGCGCGCTGCAGGCCACCGGCCTCGCGGTCGCGACCGGGCCGACCTCGCCGCTGCGCGTCGTCGCGCCCGAGGGGCTGACCACCGCCCCGCTGCGCGACACGCTCGTGCACCTGCTGCGGCTGGGCCGCCTCCCGCTCGACGACCTCATCGGCCTGCGCGTCGCGCTGGAGGGCGCCGGCGCGGCGGAGGCGGCGACGCGCACGCCACGCCCCGACCTGACCGCCGCCCGCGACCAGCTCGCGTTCATGCGCGCGGCCGGGACCGACCTCGCGGCGTTCGAGGTCGCCGACGTCCGCTTCCATCTGGAGCTCGTGCGGGCCTCCGGGAACGAGGCGCTGTCGATCGTGATGCTCGCCGTGCGCGACACGGTCTCCGCGGCGTTGTTGGCGCACTTGGAGGCGCTCGACGACCCGGCGCGGACCCTGCGCCAGCTGATCGCCGAGCACGAGGCGATCCTGGCGGCGGTGATCGCCGGCGACGGCGAGGCCGCGCGCCGCCTGTCGGGCGAGCACCTGACGCGCTTCTACACCACGCCGGGGCGATGA
- a CDS encoding VOC family protein has product MSLSFVHTCIRVRDPGASVRFYSALGFEPRGRLNFATAYNIYMGLPGAGDQLELTVNVGREAPYDLGDGYNHIALTVEDITSTLAALEADLGVTPEKPPFHPGDRDDLPLIAFVADPDGYRIELIDGGRFATPQDAPS; this is encoded by the coding sequence ATGAGCCTCTCCTTCGTGCACACCTGCATCCGCGTCCGCGACCCCGGGGCGTCCGTGCGCTTCTACTCGGCGCTGGGCTTCGAGCCGCGCGGCCGGCTGAACTTCGCCACGGCCTACAACATCTACATGGGCCTGCCCGGGGCGGGCGACCAGCTCGAGCTGACCGTCAACGTCGGGCGCGAAGCGCCATACGACCTGGGCGATGGCTACAACCACATCGCCTTGACCGTCGAGGACATCACCTCGACGCTGGCGGCGCTGGAGGCCGACCTCGGCGTGACGCCCGAGAAGCCGCCGTTCCACCCCGGCGACCGCGACGACCTGCCGCTCATCGCATTCGTCGCCGACCCCGACGGCTACCGGATCGAGCTGATCGACGGCGGCCGCTTCGCCACGCCGCAGGACGCGCCGTCCTGA
- a CDS encoding helix-turn-helix domain-containing protein: MTKDDVLFGYRLQLFSLAAERGVSEACRLMGVHRSTYYRWKQQVQKSGLEMLRPRERRSPQMPNQLSPMVEQRIVAFALGHPGLGPRRIATRLARPQWGGLIVSPNGVYKTLVRHGLNTRAKRLALVAGYRAPFEPPREPEPEPHIDSNRPGELVGIDCFFVGRLHGSAGPVWQITACDTYSSFAWADLVVCPPSGPTVEHTSKLAHRIAKELSAAGWQLERVLTDNGNEFGRRAFAAALPDGVAHTQTRSGRPQTNGHVERLHRTVLEECWRPAFARFLQVRFTGLRRHLNTYINEYNYERDHHGRHTAGRCPAELVYGAKKMEPR; the protein is encoded by the coding sequence GTGTTCATCGTTCGACCTACTACCGCTGGAAGCAGCAGGTCCAGAAGTCCGGCCTCGAGATGCTGCGGCCCCGAGAACGACGCTCGCCGCAGATGCCCAACCAGCTCTCGCCGATGGTCGAACAACGGATCGTCGCCTTCGCGCTGGGCCATCCCGGGCTCGGCCCGCGGCGGATCGCTACGCGCCTGGCCCGACCGCAGTGGGGCGGGCTGATCGTCTCGCCCAACGGCGTCTACAAGACCCTGGTTCGCCACGGCCTGAACACGCGGGCTAAGCGCCTGGCGTTGGTCGCCGGCTACCGCGCTCCGTTTGAGCCGCCGCGCGAGCCCGAGCCCGAGCCCCACATCGACAGCAACCGTCCCGGCGAGCTGGTCGGCATCGACTGCTTCTTTGTCGGGCGCCTGCATGGCAGCGCCGGCCCGGTCTGGCAGATCACCGCCTGCGACACCTACAGCTCCTTTGCCTGGGCCGACCTGGTCGTCTGCCCACCGAGCGGGCCGACCGTCGAACACACCTCAAAACTCGCCCACCGCATCGCCAAAGAGCTCTCGGCCGCCGGCTGGCAACTGGAGCGGGTCCTGACCGACAACGGCAACGAATTCGGCCGGCGCGCCTTCGCCGCGGCCCTGCCCGACGGCGTCGCTCACACCCAGACCCGCTCCGGACGCCCACAGACCAACGGCCACGTCGAACGCCTACACCGCACCGTCCTGGAAGAGTGCTGGCGACCGGCCTTCGCCCGCTTCTTACAGGTCCGCTTCACCGGCCTACGCCGCCACCTCAACACCTACATCAACGAATACAACTACGAGCGAGATCACCACGGACGACACACGGCCGGGCGCTGCCCGGCCGAGCTCGTCTACGGTGCCAAAAAGATGGAGCCCCGATGA
- the pip gene encoding prolyl aminopeptidase, with protein sequence MPRVHGSLDVGDGHAIWWEVHGAADGKPAVVLHGGPGSGAGAWWTELFDLERYRVLLFDQRGCGRSTPHAGAPAVDLSANTTDHLIADVERLRGHLGIERWLVLGGSWGSTLGLAYAQRHPDRVTEMVLFSVVTTTAREVEWVTEGVAPLFPEAWERLRAGAEGRAEGEPLVDAYNNLLVDPDPAVHVPAARAWCAWEDAHVGGDADPRYDDPTFRLAFARLVTHYWRHAAWRGPTELADGAAAIAHVPAVLIHGDRDVGSPADVAEDLAGRWPAAELQILADRGHGAGGTASAAITAALARFA encoded by the coding sequence ATGCCGCGGGTGCACGGGAGCCTCGACGTCGGCGACGGACACGCGATCTGGTGGGAGGTCCACGGCGCGGCGGACGGCAAGCCGGCGGTGGTCCTGCACGGCGGGCCCGGGTCCGGCGCGGGCGCCTGGTGGACCGAGCTGTTCGACCTGGAGCGCTACCGCGTCCTGCTCTTCGACCAGCGCGGCTGCGGGCGCAGCACCCCGCACGCCGGGGCGCCCGCCGTCGACCTGTCGGCCAACACGACCGACCACCTCATCGCCGACGTCGAGCGGCTGCGCGGGCACCTGGGCATCGAGCGCTGGCTCGTCCTCGGCGGCTCCTGGGGATCGACGCTCGGCCTGGCCTACGCGCAGCGCCACCCGGATCGCGTGACCGAGATGGTGCTGTTCTCGGTGGTCACGACGACGGCGCGCGAGGTGGAGTGGGTCACCGAAGGCGTGGCGCCGCTGTTCCCGGAGGCGTGGGAGCGCCTCCGGGCGGGGGCGGAGGGCCGGGCGGAGGGCGAACCTCTTGTTGATGCCTATAACAACCTGCTGGTGGATCCCGACCCGGCGGTCCACGTGCCTGCGGCGCGCGCCTGGTGCGCCTGGGAGGACGCGCACGTCGGCGGCGACGCCGACCCGCGCTACGACGACCCGACGTTCCGGCTCGCGTTCGCCCGGCTGGTGACGCACTACTGGCGCCACGCCGCGTGGCGCGGGCCGACCGAGCTCGCCGACGGCGCCGCCGCGATCGCGCACGTCCCGGCCGTCCTCATCCACGGCGACCGCGACGTCGGCTCACCGGCCGACGTCGCCGAGGACCTCGCCGGCCGCTGGCCCGCGGCCGAGCTCCAGATCCTCGCCGACCGTGGGCACGGCGCGGGCGGCACTGCCTCCGCCGCGATCACCGCCGCGCTCGCGCGCTTCGCCTGA
- a CDS encoding MBL fold metallo-hydrolase, giving the protein MSEALPLTLTHIGGPTLLVEVGGWRILTDPTFDAPGKKYKFGWGTSSVKLAGPSVAPGEVGPLDAILVSHDHHEDNLDAAGRALLPTAGAVVTTVPGRGRLAGELGADRVRGLSDWQSTTLEAPGKPTITVTATPCRHGPPGSHPIVGDVIGFALSWEGQTGGVLWISGDTVLYDGVREVADRLDVDVAVVHLGGVQFPVSGPLRYTMTGRDAVALVGAIAPRVAVPIHYEGWKHFRDDRAHVESALSAAPDDVAARFRWLAIGEPTAVA; this is encoded by the coding sequence GTGAGCGAGGCCCTGCCCCTGACGCTGACCCACATCGGCGGGCCGACGCTGCTCGTCGAGGTGGGCGGCTGGCGGATCCTGACCGATCCGACCTTCGACGCCCCCGGCAAGAAGTACAAGTTCGGCTGGGGGACGTCGTCGGTCAAGCTCGCCGGGCCCTCCGTGGCGCCCGGCGAGGTCGGCCCGCTCGACGCGATCCTGGTCAGCCACGACCACCACGAGGACAATCTCGACGCCGCGGGGCGCGCGCTGCTGCCGACGGCGGGAGCGGTCGTGACGACGGTCCCGGGCCGGGGCCGGCTCGCCGGCGAGCTCGGCGCCGACCGCGTGCGCGGGCTGTCTGACTGGCAGTCGACCACGCTCGAGGCGCCGGGCAAGCCGACGATCACCGTGACCGCAACCCCCTGCCGTCACGGCCCGCCCGGCAGCCATCCGATCGTCGGCGACGTCATCGGGTTCGCGCTGTCGTGGGAGGGCCAGACCGGCGGCGTGCTGTGGATCAGCGGCGACACCGTGCTCTACGACGGCGTGCGCGAGGTGGCGGACCGGCTGGACGTCGACGTCGCCGTGGTCCACCTGGGCGGCGTGCAGTTCCCGGTGTCCGGCCCGTTGCGCTACACGATGACCGGCCGCGACGCCGTCGCGCTGGTCGGCGCGATCGCCCCGCGCGTGGCGGTCCCGATCCACTACGAGGGCTGGAAGCACTTCCGCGACGACCGCGCCCACGTCGAGTCCGCGCTGTCGGCGGCGCCCGACGACGTCGCGGCGCGGTTCCGGTGGCTGGCGATCGGGGAGCCGACGGCGGTGGCGTGA
- a CDS encoding FAD-binding oxidoreductase, which yields MTAAAAAAVALVREAGLAGVGELLVDPELLASYRHDQAAPGLLASGTPAAVARPTTTAEVQAAVIAAARAGVPVVARGAGSGLSGGANAIDGCLVLSLERMTQIVDLDPGALTATVQAGVVNHALRDAAAGERLLYAPDPASYEFSTIGGNVATNAGGLCCVKYGVTRDALLGLEVVRADGEVMRVGHATRKGVTGYDLTSLLCGSEGTLAIVTEATVRLLPQPPAAHTLAASFSRLDAAGHAIAAICRRHRPSMLELMDRTTIGAVEALQPMELDLEAEAMVFARSDAGRVEGAEEIAALARLCEQAGADLVLTSDEEAEGRMLMAARRLAFIALERQGSTLLDDVAVPLPAVPALLRGIERIAERTGVLIGTFGHAGDGNMHPTIVYDHTDADALVRARAAFDAILALAIDLGGTVTGEHGVGLLKREAAARELAGSLDLQRAIKAAFDPHGLLNPDKVPWAA from the coding sequence ATGACCGCCGCCGCCGCGGCCGCGGTCGCCCTGGTGCGCGAGGCCGGCCTCGCGGGCGTCGGCGAGCTGCTCGTCGACCCCGAGCTCCTCGCCTCCTACCGCCACGACCAGGCGGCGCCCGGGCTCCTGGCGTCCGGGACCCCCGCCGCCGTCGCGCGCCCGACCACGACCGCCGAGGTCCAGGCCGCGGTGATCGCCGCCGCCCGGGCCGGCGTCCCGGTGGTCGCGCGCGGCGCGGGCTCCGGGCTCAGCGGCGGGGCCAACGCGATCGACGGCTGCCTCGTGCTCTCGCTGGAGCGCATGACGCAGATCGTGGACCTCGACCCGGGCGCGCTCACCGCGACCGTGCAGGCCGGTGTGGTCAACCACGCGCTGCGCGACGCGGCCGCCGGCGAGCGCCTCCTCTACGCGCCGGACCCGGCGAGCTACGAGTTCTCGACGATCGGCGGCAACGTCGCGACCAACGCCGGCGGCCTGTGCTGCGTCAAGTACGGCGTGACGCGCGACGCGCTGCTCGGGCTGGAGGTCGTCCGCGCCGACGGCGAGGTCATGCGGGTCGGCCACGCCACGCGCAAGGGCGTCACGGGCTACGACCTCACCAGCCTGCTCTGCGGCAGCGAGGGCACGCTGGCGATCGTCACCGAGGCGACCGTCCGCCTCCTCCCCCAGCCGCCCGCCGCGCACACGTTGGCCGCGAGCTTCAGCCGCCTCGACGCCGCCGGCCACGCCATCGCCGCGATCTGCCGTCGGCACCGGCCGTCGATGCTCGAGCTGATGGACCGGACGACGATCGGCGCGGTCGAGGCACTGCAGCCGATGGAGCTCGACCTCGAGGCCGAGGCCATGGTCTTCGCGCGCAGCGACGCGGGACGCGTCGAGGGCGCCGAGGAGATCGCGGCGCTCGCGCGCCTGTGCGAGCAGGCGGGCGCCGACCTCGTGCTGACGAGCGACGAGGAGGCCGAGGGCCGCATGCTGATGGCCGCGCGCCGGCTCGCGTTCATCGCGCTGGAGCGCCAGGGCAGCACGCTGCTCGACGACGTCGCGGTCCCGCTCCCCGCGGTCCCGGCGCTGCTGCGCGGCATCGAGCGCATCGCAGAGCGCACCGGCGTCCTGATCGGCACGTTCGGGCATGCGGGCGACGGCAACATGCACCCGACGATCGTGTACGACCACACCGACGCCGACGCGCTGGTCCGGGCGCGCGCGGCGTTCGACGCGATCCTCGCGCTGGCGATCGACCTCGGCGGGACCGTCACCGGTGAGCACGGCGTCGGGCTGCTCAAGCGCGAGGCGGCCGCGCGCGAGCTGGCCGGCTCGCTCGACCTCCAGCGCGCGATCAAGGCGGCGTTCGACCCGCACGGGCTGCTCAATCCTGACAAGGTCCCGTGGGCGGCGTGA